Proteins encoded together in one Anoxybacillus flavithermus window:
- the dtd gene encoding D-aminoacyl-tRNA deacylase: MRVVVQRAKDAKVTVAGEVVGEIDFGLVLLVGITHDDTEEDAAFVADKIAHLRIFEDEHGKMNVSLLDVGGAILSISQFTLYGDCRKGRRPNFMDAAKPEHAKHIYEAFNEQLRQKGIRVETGVFGAMMDVTLTNVGPVTLIVESK; the protein is encoded by the coding sequence ATGAGAGTTGTTGTTCAACGCGCAAAAGATGCAAAAGTCACAGTAGCTGGTGAAGTAGTCGGAGAAATTGATTTTGGGCTTGTTTTGCTAGTTGGCATTACGCATGATGATACGGAGGAAGATGCAGCATTTGTTGCCGATAAAATTGCTCATTTGCGCATATTTGAAGATGAACACGGAAAAATGAACGTATCCCTTTTAGATGTTGGTGGAGCGATTTTATCAATTTCGCAATTTACGCTGTACGGAGACTGTCGCAAAGGAAGAAGACCGAACTTTATGGATGCAGCAAAACCAGAACACGCGAAACACATTTATGAGGCGTTTAATGAACAATTGCGTCAAAAAGGAATTCGTGTAGAAACAGGTGTATTTGGTGCGATGATGGATGTAACGTTGACGAACGTCGGTCCTGTGACGCTCATCGTTGAAAGCAAATAA